The Pecten maximus chromosome 12, xPecMax1.1, whole genome shotgun sequence genome includes a region encoding these proteins:
- the LOC117338803 gene encoding uncharacterized protein LOC117338803 isoform X5: protein MPRTEARVYLTCLLSLTFLPVVSATILKAKFNSNGARGTVTFSQPSPGTNTVITYTLTGFGSTWEFRTFPVRLDIADRCSQLGPRYTSLGSTVPVGSFIAPTDLNDVNTLYGRSLVLMGGQGSGLACATLETDDEVTMTARFKDTVGGEVVFRQPSADYTAPVSIYTDLFHIKNTTGASDFFLKWSIYDKEIQDSDNVASRCQNLGNVFNPTSSAGSGCSMSAQQNCKAGDLSGKHNPVTVSVMKGGGAKLFLDRALSIGAMNSAEGKTLVVETPQSVPLACAKIIKYTTRNAKVTISRDDVKGTVSFSQKSPFDWTEVSVNLTGLANMAGGYHIHNYPVPLKMIKGQEICGQEYVGGHFNPFGVAGALPAPGAGTNDQYEVGDLSNKYGLLNGLTELNIVKMDSNLPLFGVNSVIGRSVVIHKQVDGSRWVCATIEAEASVIQAVATFKYPVIGYIFLRQPQMNGPLSETQIYMELDYSNSATPTSTANHNWHIHVDRINEAFGMDVSQRCLSVGGHYNPYSVDLGGDYSTQCSPNNPLRCEVGDLSGKHGKLGVRTPGRGKSRMFFTDVDLPLSGPNSVLGRSIVIHNADSGAPRLACANLYNTPARLTKIMDWSQQSYAGKTVFNSNTPGFLDGPTTVNVNLNGLDGMASGYHVHSYPVPSSASCSAAAVGGHYNPLSIVGSPADKTDDMYEIGDLSGKYNHMLDGKTSVDWTGVDTNLPVRGSHSVVGRSVVVHFDNGTRWKCGNIVEDTTTSGGKMYTAKTEFKGEVVGSIIMTQYKYPDGGLSDTGILIDLKYKSDNTLISRGHRWHVHEKPMTGDCNSAGPHYNPFMVDMTNYTECSPYNPLRCEAGDLSSKTAVYDIGDGKRFYTDVNLNIIDDFGVVGRSIVVHQANNGGPRFVCGDIIPENSYTERMSFHSSTTMVDKSALVATVAAALQSRPYNMAVMQMSDGPGCVDVDVMFTGSNAEEMRSDLHSMVMREDSKLGVYTPTAICRAAGFSISLVAVLLSLFLQRLMSRV from the exons TGCCAGTGGTGTCAGCCACGATTCTGAAGGCGAAATTCAACTCTAATGGTGCCCGTGGGACGGTAACCTTCTCCCAGCCGTCGCCCGGAACGAACACTGTGATCACCTATACACTTACTGGTTTTGGATCCACGTGGGAATTCCGGACTTTTCCGGTCCGGCTCGATATTGCCGATCGATGTAGTCAACTTGGACCGAG atACACTTCGCTTGGAAGTACGGTACCTGTGGGGTCTTTTATCGCGCCTACAGACCTAAATGATGTGAACACCTTATACG GTCGATCCCTCGTTCTGATGGGCGGGCAAGGTTCGGGACTAGCTTGCGCCACCTTAGAGACCGATGACGAAGTTACCATGACAGCACGGTTCAAAGACACTGTTGGCGGAGAGGTAGTTTTCCGTCAGCCCTCCGCCGACTACACCGCCCCAGTATCTATATACACAGACCTTTTCCACATTAAGAATACCACTGGTGCCTccgatttttttctgaaatggtCTATTTACGATAAAGAAATTCAGGACAGCGATAATGTAGCTAGCAGGTGCCAGAACCTGGGTAATGTGTTCAATCCAACGTCGTCAGCCGGATCAGGATGTTCTATGTCGGCTCAACAAAACTGCAAGGCTGGGGATTTAAGTGGAAAACATAACCCTGTGACCGTGTCGGTAATGAAGGGGGGAGGGGCAAAGCTGTTTCTGGACAGGGCGTTGAGTATTGGAGCTATGAATTCGGCCGAGGGTAAAACTCTAGTTGTTGAAACACCACAATCGGTTCCTTTGGCCTGCGCTAAAATCATCAAGTATACCACACGGAATGCAAAGGTTACGATAAGTAGGGATGACGTCAAAGGAACTGTATCATTTTCCCAGAAGTCTCCATTCGACTGGACGGAAGTAAGCGTTAATCTCACGGGCTTGGCTAACATGGCAGGCGGATATCATATCCACAACTACCCTGTTCCCCTTAAGATGATAAAAGGTCAAGAGATATGTGGCCAGGAGTATGTCGGTGGCCATTTTAATCCATTTGGTGTGGCCGGGGCTCTTCCAGCCCCGGGGGCGGGCACCAACGACCAATACGAGGTTGGGGATCTCAGTAACAAATACGGATTGCTGAACGGGCTGACAGAATTGAACATTGTTAAGATGGACTCCAACTTACCGTTATTTGGTGTTAACAGTGTGATTGGGCGTTCTGTGGTAATCCATAAACAAGTGGATGGATCTCGTTGGGTTTGTGCTACAATCGAAGCCGAGGCCAGTGTCATACAGGCAGTAGCGACCTTTAAGTATCCGGTCATCGGTTACATTTTCCTTCGCCAGCCCCAAATGAACGGGCCGCTTTCGGAAACCCAGATTTATATGGAGCTCGACTACAGTAATTCTGCTACGCCGACTTCCACAGCAAATCATAACTGGCACATCCACGTTGATCGTATTAACGAAGCCTTCGGAATGGACGTCTCCCAAAGATGTCTATCCGTCGGTGGTCACTATAACCCTTACTCTGTCGACTTAGGGGGCGATTACTCAACTCAATGTAGCCCGAATAATCCGTTACGCTGCGAGGTCGGCGATTTGTCCGGGAAACACGGAAAGCTTGGTGTAAGGACACCGGGCCGAGGAAAGTCCCGGATGTTCTTCACGGACGTCGACCTGCCTCTTTCGGGGCCAAACAGCGTGTTAGGTCGATCAATAGTTATACACAATGCCGATTCTGGGGCCCCTCGACTGGCATGTGCAAACCTCTACAATACTCCAGCCAGACTGACGAAGATAATGGACTGGTCGCAACAATCATACGCTGGCAAAACTGTGTTTAATTCTAACACTCCAGGCTTTCTGGACGGGCCGACGACCGTCAATGTGAATCTAAATGGACTTGATGGGATGGCTAGCGGGTATCACGTTCACAGTTACCCGGTCCCCTCTTCCGCTTCGTGTTCCGCCGCTGCAGTTGGCGGCCATTACAATCCCCTCTCTATTGTTGGATCTCCTGCTGACAAAACAGATGATATGTACGAAATTGGCGACTTAAGTGGAAAATATAACCATATGCTTGATGGCAAGACCAGTGTAGATTGGACTGGTGTCGATACAAATTTGCCCGTCAGGGGGAGCCACAGTGTGGTCGGACGCTCTGTCGTCGTCCATTTCGACAACGGAACCCGGTGGAAGTGCGGAAATATCGTGGAGGACACCACTACTTCCGGTGGCAAGATGTATACAGCAAAGACCGAGTTCAAAGGAGAAGTAGTTGGTAGCATTATAATG ACCCAGTACAAGTACCCGGATGGTGGACTGAGTGACACAGGGATACTTATAGATTTGAAatacaaatcagacaacacgtTGATT TCCAGAGGTCATCGATGGCACGTGCATGAAAAGCCAATGACAGGAGACTGCAACAGTGCCGGTCCACACTACAATCCCTTCATGGTCGACATG ACTAATTACACCGAGTGTTCCCCTTACAATCCCCTACGGTGTGAAGCGGGTGACCTGTCCTCTAAAACAGCCGTGTATGACATCGGAGATGGCAAGCGATTCTATACCGATGTCAACCTCAATATCATCGACGACTTCGGAG TCGTCGGTCGGTCTATAGTCGTACACCAAGCCAATAATGGCGGCCCAAGGTTCGTGTGTGGCGACATCATACCGGAAAACAGTTACACGGAGAGGATGAGTTTCCATTCCAGTACAACCATGGTCGATAA GTCGGCTCTGGTGGCAACAGTCGCTGCCGCGCTTCAATCCCGGCCGTACAACATGGCGGTGATGCAGATGTCGGACGGACCCGGTTGTGTGGACGTGGACGTCATGTTTACAG GATCGAATGCTGAAGAAATGCGGTCGGACCTCCACTCAATGGTGATGCGCGAGGACTCAAAATTAGGCGTGTACACGCCTACTGCCATCTGTCGGGCAG
- the LOC117338803 gene encoding uncharacterized protein LOC117338803 isoform X4, with protein sequence MPRTEARVYLTCLLSLTFLPVVSATILKAKFNSNGARGTVTFSQPSPGTNTVITYTLTGFGSTWEFRTFPVRLDIADRCSQLGPRYTSLGSTVPVGSFIAPTDLNDVNTLYGRSLVLMGGQGSGLACATLETDDEVTMTARFKDTVGGEVVFRQPSADYTAPVSIYTDLFHIKNTTGASDFFLKWSIYDKEIQDSDNVASRCQNLGNVFNPTSSAGSGCSMSAQQNCKAGDLSGKHNPVTVSVMKGGGAKLFLDRALSIGAMNSAEGKTLVVETPQSVPLACAKIIKYTTRNAKVTISRDDVKGTVSFSQKSPFDWTEVSVNLTGLANMAGGYHIHNYPVPLKMIKGQEICGQEYVGGHFNPFGVAGALPAPGAGTNDQYEVGDLSNKYGLLNGLTELNIVKMDSNLPLFGVNSVIGRSVVIHKQVDGSRWVCATIEAEASVIQAVATFKYPVIGYIFLRQPQMNGPLSETQIYMELDYSNSATPTSTANHNWHIHVDRINEAFGMDVSQRCLSVGGHYNPYSVDLGGDYSTQCSPNNPLRCEVGDLSGKHGKLGVRTPGRGKSRMFFTDVDLPLSGPNSVLGRSIVIHNADSGAPRLACANLYNTPARLTKIMDWSQQSYAGKTVFNSNTPGFLDGPTTVNVNLNGLDGMASGYHVHSYPVPSSASCSAAAVGGHYNPLSIVGSPADKTDDMYEIGDLSGKYNHMLDGKTSVDWTGVDTNLPVRGSHSVVGRSVVVHFDNGTRWKCGNIVEDTTTSGGKMYTAKTEFKGEVVGSIIMTQYKYPDGGLSDTGILIDLKYKSDNTLISRGHRWHVHEKPMTGDCNSAGPHYNPFMVDMTNYTECSPYNPLRCEAGDLSSKTAVYDIGDGKRFYTDVNLNIIDDFGVVGRSIVVHQANNGGPRFVCGDIIPENSYTERMSFHSSTTMVDKSALVATVAAALQSRPYNMAVMQMSDGPGCVDVDVMFTGSNAEEMRSDLHSMVMREDSKLGVYTPTAICRAAKVYNVVKPTGLDFLFRWWLFFFPYSSSA encoded by the exons TGCCAGTGGTGTCAGCCACGATTCTGAAGGCGAAATTCAACTCTAATGGTGCCCGTGGGACGGTAACCTTCTCCCAGCCGTCGCCCGGAACGAACACTGTGATCACCTATACACTTACTGGTTTTGGATCCACGTGGGAATTCCGGACTTTTCCGGTCCGGCTCGATATTGCCGATCGATGTAGTCAACTTGGACCGAG atACACTTCGCTTGGAAGTACGGTACCTGTGGGGTCTTTTATCGCGCCTACAGACCTAAATGATGTGAACACCTTATACG GTCGATCCCTCGTTCTGATGGGCGGGCAAGGTTCGGGACTAGCTTGCGCCACCTTAGAGACCGATGACGAAGTTACCATGACAGCACGGTTCAAAGACACTGTTGGCGGAGAGGTAGTTTTCCGTCAGCCCTCCGCCGACTACACCGCCCCAGTATCTATATACACAGACCTTTTCCACATTAAGAATACCACTGGTGCCTccgatttttttctgaaatggtCTATTTACGATAAAGAAATTCAGGACAGCGATAATGTAGCTAGCAGGTGCCAGAACCTGGGTAATGTGTTCAATCCAACGTCGTCAGCCGGATCAGGATGTTCTATGTCGGCTCAACAAAACTGCAAGGCTGGGGATTTAAGTGGAAAACATAACCCTGTGACCGTGTCGGTAATGAAGGGGGGAGGGGCAAAGCTGTTTCTGGACAGGGCGTTGAGTATTGGAGCTATGAATTCGGCCGAGGGTAAAACTCTAGTTGTTGAAACACCACAATCGGTTCCTTTGGCCTGCGCTAAAATCATCAAGTATACCACACGGAATGCAAAGGTTACGATAAGTAGGGATGACGTCAAAGGAACTGTATCATTTTCCCAGAAGTCTCCATTCGACTGGACGGAAGTAAGCGTTAATCTCACGGGCTTGGCTAACATGGCAGGCGGATATCATATCCACAACTACCCTGTTCCCCTTAAGATGATAAAAGGTCAAGAGATATGTGGCCAGGAGTATGTCGGTGGCCATTTTAATCCATTTGGTGTGGCCGGGGCTCTTCCAGCCCCGGGGGCGGGCACCAACGACCAATACGAGGTTGGGGATCTCAGTAACAAATACGGATTGCTGAACGGGCTGACAGAATTGAACATTGTTAAGATGGACTCCAACTTACCGTTATTTGGTGTTAACAGTGTGATTGGGCGTTCTGTGGTAATCCATAAACAAGTGGATGGATCTCGTTGGGTTTGTGCTACAATCGAAGCCGAGGCCAGTGTCATACAGGCAGTAGCGACCTTTAAGTATCCGGTCATCGGTTACATTTTCCTTCGCCAGCCCCAAATGAACGGGCCGCTTTCGGAAACCCAGATTTATATGGAGCTCGACTACAGTAATTCTGCTACGCCGACTTCCACAGCAAATCATAACTGGCACATCCACGTTGATCGTATTAACGAAGCCTTCGGAATGGACGTCTCCCAAAGATGTCTATCCGTCGGTGGTCACTATAACCCTTACTCTGTCGACTTAGGGGGCGATTACTCAACTCAATGTAGCCCGAATAATCCGTTACGCTGCGAGGTCGGCGATTTGTCCGGGAAACACGGAAAGCTTGGTGTAAGGACACCGGGCCGAGGAAAGTCCCGGATGTTCTTCACGGACGTCGACCTGCCTCTTTCGGGGCCAAACAGCGTGTTAGGTCGATCAATAGTTATACACAATGCCGATTCTGGGGCCCCTCGACTGGCATGTGCAAACCTCTACAATACTCCAGCCAGACTGACGAAGATAATGGACTGGTCGCAACAATCATACGCTGGCAAAACTGTGTTTAATTCTAACACTCCAGGCTTTCTGGACGGGCCGACGACCGTCAATGTGAATCTAAATGGACTTGATGGGATGGCTAGCGGGTATCACGTTCACAGTTACCCGGTCCCCTCTTCCGCTTCGTGTTCCGCCGCTGCAGTTGGCGGCCATTACAATCCCCTCTCTATTGTTGGATCTCCTGCTGACAAAACAGATGATATGTACGAAATTGGCGACTTAAGTGGAAAATATAACCATATGCTTGATGGCAAGACCAGTGTAGATTGGACTGGTGTCGATACAAATTTGCCCGTCAGGGGGAGCCACAGTGTGGTCGGACGCTCTGTCGTCGTCCATTTCGACAACGGAACCCGGTGGAAGTGCGGAAATATCGTGGAGGACACCACTACTTCCGGTGGCAAGATGTATACAGCAAAGACCGAGTTCAAAGGAGAAGTAGTTGGTAGCATTATAATG ACCCAGTACAAGTACCCGGATGGTGGACTGAGTGACACAGGGATACTTATAGATTTGAAatacaaatcagacaacacgtTGATT TCCAGAGGTCATCGATGGCACGTGCATGAAAAGCCAATGACAGGAGACTGCAACAGTGCCGGTCCACACTACAATCCCTTCATGGTCGACATG ACTAATTACACCGAGTGTTCCCCTTACAATCCCCTACGGTGTGAAGCGGGTGACCTGTCCTCTAAAACAGCCGTGTATGACATCGGAGATGGCAAGCGATTCTATACCGATGTCAACCTCAATATCATCGACGACTTCGGAG TCGTCGGTCGGTCTATAGTCGTACACCAAGCCAATAATGGCGGCCCAAGGTTCGTGTGTGGCGACATCATACCGGAAAACAGTTACACGGAGAGGATGAGTTTCCATTCCAGTACAACCATGGTCGATAA GTCGGCTCTGGTGGCAACAGTCGCTGCCGCGCTTCAATCCCGGCCGTACAACATGGCGGTGATGCAGATGTCGGACGGACCCGGTTGTGTGGACGTGGACGTCATGTTTACAG GATCGAATGCTGAAGAAATGCGGTCGGACCTCCACTCAATGGTGATGCGCGAGGACTCAAAATTAGGCGTGTACACGCCTACTGCCATCTGTCGGGCAG
- the LOC117338803 gene encoding uncharacterized protein LOC117338803 isoform X3: MPRTEARVYLTCLLSLTFLPVVSATILKAKFNSNGARGTVTFSQPSPGTNTVITYTLTGFGSTWEFRTFPVRLDIADRCSQLGPRYTSLGSTVPVGSFIAPTDLNDVNTLYGRSLVLMGGQGSGLACATLETDDEVTMTARFKDTVGGEVVFRQPSADYTAPVSIYTDLFHIKNTTGASDFFLKWSIYDKEIQDSDNVASRCQNLGNVFNPTSSAGSGCSMSAQQNCKAGDLSGKHNPVTVSVMKGGGAKLFLDRALSIGAMNSAEGKTLVVETPQSVPLACAKIIKYTTRNAKVTISRDDVKGTVSFSQKSPFDWTEVSVNLTGLANMAGGYHIHNYPVPLKMIKGQEICGQEYVGGHFNPFGVAGALPAPGAGTNDQYEVGDLSNKYGLLNGLTELNIVKMDSNLPLFGVNSVIGRSVVIHKQVDGSRWVCATIEAEASVIQAVATFKYPVIGYIFLRQPQMNGPLSETQIYMELDYSNSATPTSTANHNWHIHVDRINEAFGMDVSQRCLSVGGHYNPYSVDLGGDYSTQCSPNNPLRCEVGDLSGKHGKLGVRTPGRGKSRMFFTDVDLPLSGPNSVLGRSIVIHNADSGAPRLACANLYNTPARLTKIMDWSQQSYAGKTVFNSNTPGFLDGPTTVNVNLNGLDGMASGYHVHSYPVPSSASCSAAAVGGHYNPLSIVGSPADKTDDMYEIGDLSGKYNHMLDGKTSVDWTGVDTNLPVRGSHSVVGRSVVVHFDNGTRWKCGNIVEDTTTSGGKMYTAKTEFKGEVVGSIIMTQYKYPDGGLSDTGILIDLKYKSDNTLISRGHRWHVHEKPMTGDCNSAGPHYNPFMVDMTNYTECSPYNPLRCEAGDLSSKTAVYDIGDGKRFYTDVNLNIIDDFGVVGRSIVVHQANNGGPRFVCGDIIPENSYTERMSFHSSTTMVDKSALVATVAAALQSRPYNMAVMQMSDGPGCVDVDVMFTGSNAEEMRSDLHSMVMREDSKLGVYTPTAICRAAKVYNVVKPTGDLMNRLCFTGHVSDEGDIVVIETACLKPNTDKTTS, from the exons TGCCAGTGGTGTCAGCCACGATTCTGAAGGCGAAATTCAACTCTAATGGTGCCCGTGGGACGGTAACCTTCTCCCAGCCGTCGCCCGGAACGAACACTGTGATCACCTATACACTTACTGGTTTTGGATCCACGTGGGAATTCCGGACTTTTCCGGTCCGGCTCGATATTGCCGATCGATGTAGTCAACTTGGACCGAG atACACTTCGCTTGGAAGTACGGTACCTGTGGGGTCTTTTATCGCGCCTACAGACCTAAATGATGTGAACACCTTATACG GTCGATCCCTCGTTCTGATGGGCGGGCAAGGTTCGGGACTAGCTTGCGCCACCTTAGAGACCGATGACGAAGTTACCATGACAGCACGGTTCAAAGACACTGTTGGCGGAGAGGTAGTTTTCCGTCAGCCCTCCGCCGACTACACCGCCCCAGTATCTATATACACAGACCTTTTCCACATTAAGAATACCACTGGTGCCTccgatttttttctgaaatggtCTATTTACGATAAAGAAATTCAGGACAGCGATAATGTAGCTAGCAGGTGCCAGAACCTGGGTAATGTGTTCAATCCAACGTCGTCAGCCGGATCAGGATGTTCTATGTCGGCTCAACAAAACTGCAAGGCTGGGGATTTAAGTGGAAAACATAACCCTGTGACCGTGTCGGTAATGAAGGGGGGAGGGGCAAAGCTGTTTCTGGACAGGGCGTTGAGTATTGGAGCTATGAATTCGGCCGAGGGTAAAACTCTAGTTGTTGAAACACCACAATCGGTTCCTTTGGCCTGCGCTAAAATCATCAAGTATACCACACGGAATGCAAAGGTTACGATAAGTAGGGATGACGTCAAAGGAACTGTATCATTTTCCCAGAAGTCTCCATTCGACTGGACGGAAGTAAGCGTTAATCTCACGGGCTTGGCTAACATGGCAGGCGGATATCATATCCACAACTACCCTGTTCCCCTTAAGATGATAAAAGGTCAAGAGATATGTGGCCAGGAGTATGTCGGTGGCCATTTTAATCCATTTGGTGTGGCCGGGGCTCTTCCAGCCCCGGGGGCGGGCACCAACGACCAATACGAGGTTGGGGATCTCAGTAACAAATACGGATTGCTGAACGGGCTGACAGAATTGAACATTGTTAAGATGGACTCCAACTTACCGTTATTTGGTGTTAACAGTGTGATTGGGCGTTCTGTGGTAATCCATAAACAAGTGGATGGATCTCGTTGGGTTTGTGCTACAATCGAAGCCGAGGCCAGTGTCATACAGGCAGTAGCGACCTTTAAGTATCCGGTCATCGGTTACATTTTCCTTCGCCAGCCCCAAATGAACGGGCCGCTTTCGGAAACCCAGATTTATATGGAGCTCGACTACAGTAATTCTGCTACGCCGACTTCCACAGCAAATCATAACTGGCACATCCACGTTGATCGTATTAACGAAGCCTTCGGAATGGACGTCTCCCAAAGATGTCTATCCGTCGGTGGTCACTATAACCCTTACTCTGTCGACTTAGGGGGCGATTACTCAACTCAATGTAGCCCGAATAATCCGTTACGCTGCGAGGTCGGCGATTTGTCCGGGAAACACGGAAAGCTTGGTGTAAGGACACCGGGCCGAGGAAAGTCCCGGATGTTCTTCACGGACGTCGACCTGCCTCTTTCGGGGCCAAACAGCGTGTTAGGTCGATCAATAGTTATACACAATGCCGATTCTGGGGCCCCTCGACTGGCATGTGCAAACCTCTACAATACTCCAGCCAGACTGACGAAGATAATGGACTGGTCGCAACAATCATACGCTGGCAAAACTGTGTTTAATTCTAACACTCCAGGCTTTCTGGACGGGCCGACGACCGTCAATGTGAATCTAAATGGACTTGATGGGATGGCTAGCGGGTATCACGTTCACAGTTACCCGGTCCCCTCTTCCGCTTCGTGTTCCGCCGCTGCAGTTGGCGGCCATTACAATCCCCTCTCTATTGTTGGATCTCCTGCTGACAAAACAGATGATATGTACGAAATTGGCGACTTAAGTGGAAAATATAACCATATGCTTGATGGCAAGACCAGTGTAGATTGGACTGGTGTCGATACAAATTTGCCCGTCAGGGGGAGCCACAGTGTGGTCGGACGCTCTGTCGTCGTCCATTTCGACAACGGAACCCGGTGGAAGTGCGGAAATATCGTGGAGGACACCACTACTTCCGGTGGCAAGATGTATACAGCAAAGACCGAGTTCAAAGGAGAAGTAGTTGGTAGCATTATAATG ACCCAGTACAAGTACCCGGATGGTGGACTGAGTGACACAGGGATACTTATAGATTTGAAatacaaatcagacaacacgtTGATT TCCAGAGGTCATCGATGGCACGTGCATGAAAAGCCAATGACAGGAGACTGCAACAGTGCCGGTCCACACTACAATCCCTTCATGGTCGACATG ACTAATTACACCGAGTGTTCCCCTTACAATCCCCTACGGTGTGAAGCGGGTGACCTGTCCTCTAAAACAGCCGTGTATGACATCGGAGATGGCAAGCGATTCTATACCGATGTCAACCTCAATATCATCGACGACTTCGGAG TCGTCGGTCGGTCTATAGTCGTACACCAAGCCAATAATGGCGGCCCAAGGTTCGTGTGTGGCGACATCATACCGGAAAACAGTTACACGGAGAGGATGAGTTTCCATTCCAGTACAACCATGGTCGATAA GTCGGCTCTGGTGGCAACAGTCGCTGCCGCGCTTCAATCCCGGCCGTACAACATGGCGGTGATGCAGATGTCGGACGGACCCGGTTGTGTGGACGTGGACGTCATGTTTACAG GATCGAATGCTGAAGAAATGCGGTCGGACCTCCACTCAATGGTGATGCGCGAGGACTCAAAATTAGGCGTGTACACGCCTACTGCCATCTGTCGGGCAG